From a single Dioscorea cayenensis subsp. rotundata cultivar TDr96_F1 unplaced genomic scaffold, TDr96_F1_v2_PseudoChromosome.rev07_lg8_w22 25.fasta BLBR01001285.1, whole genome shotgun sequence genomic region:
- the LOC120256098 gene encoding syntaxin-132-like gives MNDLLKDSFVMSIDETSIERNIVELGTQSPILKPDYGMENFFKQVKEVENLMQKLSKQLQRLQEANEESKTVTQASTMKAIKQRMEKDVDNGLKVARCIKAKLEDIDKDNLINRQKIGCEKGSGVDRCRMATTAFLKKRLKDRMNDFQNLRENIQNEYRNVIERRVFTVTGQQPSEEMIDNLIANGNSEKIFQKAIQEMGRGQVMDTLKEIQERHDAVRDIEKKLLDLHQVFMDMAVLVETQGEMLDNIEIQVINAKNHILSGNEALHTAKKLQKSSRKCLVISVLILTIIAIIIGLSVLKPWTRN, from the exons ATGAATGACCTACTCAAG GATTCTTTTGTGATGAGCATAGATGAGACTTCTATAGAAAGAAACATTGTTGAATTAGGAACTCAGAGTCCAATACTCAAGCCTGATTATGGAATGGAGAATTTCTTTAAGCAG GTAAAAGAAGTCGAAAATTTGATGCAAAAGCTATCCAAGCAACTGCAGAGACTTCAG GAAGCCAATGAGGAGTCTAAGACTGTCACTCAAGCTTCAACAATGAAAG CAATCAAGCAAAGAATGGAGAAAGATGTGGATAACGGATTGAAAGTTGCGCGTTGTATCAAAGCAAAGCTTGAAGATATCGACAAAGAT AATTTAATAAACCGGCAAAAGATTGGATGTGAGAAAGGTTCAGGTGTGGATAGGTGCCGGATGGCCACAACTGC TTTCTTGAAGAAGAGATTGAAAGACAGGATGAATGATTTTCAG AATCTCCGTGAAAATATTCAGAATGAATACAGAAATGTGATTGAGAGAAGAGTATTTACAG TCACTGGACAACAGCCAAGTGAAGAG ATGATTGATAATCTAATAGCGAACGGCAACAGTGAGAAAATTTTCCAAAAGGCTATTCAGGAAATGGGAAGAGGCCAG GTGATGGATACACTGAAAGAGATTCAAGAAAGGCATGATGCTGTCAGGGATATTGAGAAAAAGCTTCTTGATCTGCATCAGGTTTTTATGGATATGGCAGTGCTTGTCGAGACACAAGGAGAGATGTTAGATAATATTGAAATTCAG GTGATAAATGCCAAGAACCACATTCTGTCAGGAAATGAAGCACTTCACACAGCAAAAAAGCTGCAGAAATCTTCAAGGAAATGCTTGGTGATTTCTGTCCTGATACTTACCATAATTGCAATCATCATCGGACTCTCAGTTCTCAAACCTTGGACGCGAAactaa
- the LOC120256099 gene encoding nuclear transport factor 2B-like, translating into MERQNEEQLEMVAKAFVEHYYNLFDTARLALPSLYNPTSILSFEGQTVHGAEEIGRKLMQLPFDHCRHYVSTIDCQPSPVAGAILVFVSGNLQLPCEEHQLKFSQMFQLVPTQQGSFFVQNDIFRLNYG; encoded by the exons ATGGAAAGACAAAATGAGGAGCAACTGGAGATGGTGGCCAAGGCCTTTGTTGAACATTACTACAACCTCTTTGACACTGCTCGTCTAGCTCTTCCATCCTTATACAACCCTACGTCCATTCTATCCTTTGAAGGCCAGACCGTGCATGGCGCTGAGGAGATTGGCCGGAAGCTCATGCAGCTACCCTTCGACCACTGCCGACACTATGTCTCAACCATTGATTGCCAGCCTTCGCCGGTTGCCGGAGCTATCCTTGTCTTTGTGAGTGGTAACCTTCAGTTGCCTTGTGAGGAGCATCAGCTTAAGTTCAGTCAg ATGTTTCAGTTGGTGCCCACACAACAAGGGAGTTTTTTTGTGCAAAATGATATATTTCGGCTGAATTATGGTTGA
- the LOC120256097 gene encoding LOW QUALITY PROTEIN: probable dolichyl-diphosphooligosaccharide--protein glycosyltransferase subunit 3B (The sequence of the model RefSeq protein was modified relative to this genomic sequence to represent the inferred CDS: inserted 1 base in 1 codon): MILKTLILALLLLLPISSTSSDSDLVAELVALRARSPSGVIHLDDRAISRFLTSAPXPRPFSLLVFFDASQLRDKPELHLPQLRSEFGLLSSSFSLHNPTSTSLFFCDIEFQESQSSFQLFAVSSLPHIRLVSPHHSSPKESDAMDPSDFSRLAESMAEFVEARTGLEVGPIKRPPPLSTKQILLLIAALLASAPFVIKRVLAGDTILHDRKLWMSLAVFVYFFSVSGTMHNIIRKMPMFISDRNDPGKPVFFYQGSGMQLGAEGFAIGFLYTAVGVALAATTHGLVRLKNVKAQRGYMLVAMIVAYWAVSKVIYLDNWKTGYSIHAYWPTSWR; the protein is encoded by the exons atgattctcaaaaccctaatcctcgcCCTTCTACTTCTCCTTCCGATCTCCTCCACGTCCTCCGATTCGGACCTCGTCGCCGAGCTTGTGGCCCTGCGCGCTCGCTCCCCTTCCGGCGTGATCCACCTCGATGACCGCGCGATCAGCCGGTTCCTCACCTCAGCTC ACCCCCGCCCCTTCTCCCTCCTTGTCTTCTTCGATGCTTCCCAGCTTCGAGACAAGCCCGAACTCCATCTGCCCCAGCTTCGCTCCGAGTTCGGCCTCCTCTCTTCCTCCTTCTCCCTCCACAATCCCACCTCTACCTCCCTTTTCTTTTGCGACATCGAGTTCCAGGAATCCCAGTCCTCCTTCCAACTCTTCGCCGTCTCCTCTCTGCCCCACATCCGCCTCGTCTCCCCTCACCACTCCTCCCCCAAAGAATCCGACGCCATGGATCCCTCTGACTTCTCCCGTCTCGCCGAATCCATGGCTGAATTCGTCGAGGCCCGTACCGGCCTCGAGGTCGGCCCCATCAAACGCCCACCTCCTTTGTCTACCAAGCAAATCCTGCTATTGATCGCCGCCCTTCTGGCTTCTGCCCCGTTCGTGATCAAAAGAGTCCTCGCCGGCGACACGATACTGCACGATCGCAAGTTATGGATGAGCCTCGCGGTCTTCGTCTACTTCTTCAGTGTTTCCGGCACAATGCACAACATCATCAGGAAGATGCCGATGTTCATTTCGGATCGGAATGATCCTGGAAAACCCGTTTTTTTCTATCAAGGTTCCGGAATGCAGCTGGGAGCGGAGGGTTTTGCCATCGGATTTCTCTATACGGCTGTCGGAGTGGCATTGGCGGCTACCACACATGGTTTGGTGAGGCTGAAGAATGTTAAGGCGCAGAGAGGATATATGTTGGTGGCTATGATTGTTGCCTATTGGGCTGTGAGCAAGGTGATCTATTTGGATAACTGGAAGACTGGATACAGCATCCATGCTTACTGGCCGACGAGTTGGCGCTGA